Proteins co-encoded in one Candidatus Limnocylindrales bacterium genomic window:
- a CDS encoding Dps family protein, whose translation MSERNTEVAEAAARLLADTYTLYLKTHNFHWNVTGPMFTTLHTLFETQYTELALAVDEIAERIRALGHVAPGSYTQFARLAAVEEAVEVPKAEEMIRTLVADHATVAATARALVAAAEKAGDDASADLGVRRIDVAEKSAWMLRSHLE comes from the coding sequence ATGAGCGAGAGAAACACCGAAGTGGCCGAAGCCGCCGCAAGGCTGCTGGCGGACACCTACACGCTGTATCTGAAGACGCACAACTTCCACTGGAACGTGACGGGGCCGATGTTCACGACCCTGCACACGCTCTTCGAGACGCAGTACACGGAGCTGGCGTTGGCGGTGGACGAGATCGCCGAGCGGATTCGCGCTCTCGGTCACGTGGCACCGGGCTCGTACACGCAGTTCGCCCGCCTGGCCGCGGTCGAGGAGGCGGTGGAGGTGCCGAAGGCGGAGGAGATGATCCGCACGCTGGTCGCGGACCACGCAACCGTTGCCGCAACGGCTCGCGCGCTGGTGGCGGCGGCTGAAAAGGCCGGCGACGACGCCAGCGCCGATCTTGGCGTGCGTCGCATCGACGTTGCGGAGAAGTCGGCATGGATGCTGCGAAGTCACCTGGAATGA
- a CDS encoding GlsB/YeaQ/YmgE family stress response membrane protein: MLELIWIVIIGAVVGALAKMLMPGDDPGGFFVTALIGIAGAAVATLLGRALGLYHADEAAGFIASIVGAILILFAYSRMRRSRA, translated from the coding sequence ATGCTCGAACTCATCTGGATCGTCATCATCGGCGCAGTCGTGGGCGCTTTGGCGAAGATGCTCATGCCGGGCGACGATCCAGGAGGCTTCTTCGTCACGGCTCTGATCGGAATCGCCGGAGCCGCCGTTGCTACGCTGCTCGGCCGGGCGCTCGGCCTCTATCACGCCGACGAAGCGGCGGGATTCATCGCTTCGATCGTGGGAGCGATCCTGATTCTTTTCGCGTACAGCCGGATGAGACGTTCTCGAGCGTGA